From the genome of Desulfobaculum xiamenense:
GCCAAGATCATCAAGACCTGCGAGCCCGGACAGAAGGCTCTGAAGGAACTTCAGGGCAGCTTCTCCGGCGTCAAGGACGACCTCGACAAGCAGAAGGCCAGCATCGAGCAGATGCGCCAGGAGATGCAGAAGCAGAGCCTTGTGCTGTCCCAGGAAGCCAAGATGGACAAGGAGATGGAGTTCAAGCGCAAGGTGCGTGACTTCCAGGATGCACTGCGCAACTACCAGCGCAAGGTTAAGGCTGAAGAAGAGCGCCTGTCCGAGCCGGTCATCAAGACCATCTTCGAAGTCATGAAGGATTTCGGCAAGAAGAATGGCTATGCCATGATTCTCGACGGCCGCGGTGCCGGTCTGCTCTACGTGGACGACAAGGCCGACGTGACCAATCAGATCATCGTGGAAGTCAACAAGGCCTCCCGCAAGAAGTAGCATCGGGGAATCTCCATGGAATTCCGCCTTTCGGAACTGGCGGCCCGACTGGGCCTGACCCTGCGCGGCGACGATTGCGTCGTGACCGGTGTGGGCACTCTTGAGTCCGCCGGTCCGGATGACATCACCTTCCTCGCCGACGCCAAGTACGCGGCCCTGCTGGATACCACGCGGGCCGCTGCCGTTGTTGTGGACGAAGCGCATGCGGCGGGCGTCGGCAGGGCGCTGGTGAGTGCCAATCCGTACATGGATTTCGCGCGCATCCTCTTCCTGTTCACGCCCGCGCAGGGCTGTCTGGAGGGAACCGGCGTCCACGAGCGCGCATTTGTGCATCCGGGCGCCGAGGTCGATCCCACGGCCGACATCTATCCCTTCGCCTTCGTGGCGGATGGGGCGAAGATCGGTCCGCGCACGCGTGTGTTTCCCGGCTGCTACGTCGG
Proteins encoded in this window:
- a CDS encoding OmpH family outer membrane protein, whose protein sequence is MRKILLAIVAVVLLAPAAWAQGPIGVVDMAKIIKTCEPGQKALKELQGSFSGVKDDLDKQKASIEQMRQEMQKQSLVLSQEAKMDKEMEFKRKVRDFQDALRNYQRKVKAEEERLSEPVIKTIFEVMKDFGKKNGYAMILDGRGAGLLYVDDKADVTNQIIVEVNKASRKK